TAGTTTTTACTACATCTCTTAATTTATAAAATGTTTTGTTTGATTCTTGTTGAGATGGCTGTGCTATAGATATGAGACCAAAGGTTTCCCTATTGAGGAATCTTGTAAGAGATATATAACAGGCTGCCCTGACTTGTTTTGTTCCTTCGGACCACAAGGTTATTTTGGAAGGGAGTCTTTTGATTGAATCTATAACAACATTGTGATTAATCATTGAAAATTCCTGTAAAGATATGTCTAGAGACAAAAGACCAATCTTACTTAATGCTAAAATAGATCCTTTATATGATCTTGCCGTATGAGCATTTAGAGAAGTCGTCCAGGCTGTTACAGCATCTTTTAGAGTAATGTGTTTTAATCCGTTCCATATATATTCTATTTTTGCTTGTTTAGCTTGGGCATGAGTTAATCTTTCTGATAGCAGGTTTTTATGGATATTGTTTAATCCGTATCCTAGTGAATTATCTTTACGCACAAGCAACCTGGTGTTATAAAACATTGATTTTACCTGATTATTTCCATAATCAGGTAAAAAAATAATGCTTTTTTTAATCCTTAAGACTCCTTGGTAATATTTATATGAAAGCTTCTCAGTTGGATAAAGAGTATTTAGATATTGAATTCGTAATACTAGGACAGGCTATAAATTATACAGAAAATGCCCAAACTGTTGTATCGCGTTTAACTGAAGAGCATTTTGTTTCACCCATTCATAAAAAACTGTTTTTTTTTATTAAAAACCTATTAAACGCTCGTGGAGCTGTATCAATATCTCTAATTTGGGAAGAAATCAAACGGCAAAATTACGATACATCATTAGATATTTCTTATATCGTACAGATGTCTCAAAATGCTGATATTCATATAGACTTGGATCATCATATAGATTTTCTTCACGAAAAACTAACTAACGATCTTTTAAAAGAATTTTTAGACGTCTCATACGGAGATTTTAATAGATATCCGAATAGACGGTCTCCATTTACTTTAATAGACGAATTCAAAGAACGTTTAGACTCTATTCACAACAAGATTATTGCTCCTAGATATAAATTTATAGGTCGTAATGTTTGTGACATTATCAATGGAGATAAAGAAACAGAAGGTGTCTTAGCCAAAATACGTTTAAGACATACATATAGATTAGAACATGAAAAAGATTTTATTGATGGTCTGCCCACTGGATTTTTAGCAATAGATGAACAAAGCACTCTTTTATGTAAGGGAAACTTTATTATAATAGCCGCACGCCCTGCTATGGGCAAAACAGCCTTTGTTATAGATATCGCGTTGTATTTGTCTATTCATGAAAAGAAGGCTGTGGGATTTATATCATTAGAAATGGGTTCTCAACAAATTGTCGAGAGAATTATTTCTAATTTAAGCGAAATTTCTTGTGAACAATTAAAAAGAGGGAACTTCTCTAAAACTACCTTATGTAAAATTGAAAAAATCAGCTCTGCTTTGCAAGCTTCTAATTTTTTCATTTGTGATAAAAATTGTTCTGGAATCAATGCATTAATCAATCAAGCAAAATCCCTTAAATATCTACACGATATAGATATTTTATTTATTGACTACTTGCAACTTGTAGAATTAGATGGACGTTCTGAAAATAGACAGAATGAGATAGCTTCAATTTCAAGAAAACTACGTTTGTTATCTGTAGATCTTGAAATTCCAATAGTTTGTTTATCACAATTATCTAGAAAAGTAGAGGATCGAGGAGATAAACGTCCATTATTATCAGACTTAAGAGACAGCGGTCAAATAGAGCAAGACGCTGACGCAATATTGTTTTTATATAGAAAAGACTACTATTCTCAAGAATCTATAAAAGGATTAACAGAAATAATCATAGGTAAAAATAGACATGGATCAACGTTTTCTACACATTTAATGTTTAATTCTTCGTTTGGAAAATTCTACTCTCAAAAAGAAGTATGGTAAAAACAGATCATAATATTATAAAAAGCTCTTTACATTTAGAAAATCAAAAATTCGGAAGAAAACCTCAAACATCTTCTGATTCAGAATCAAAAATAGAAGTTATTGGATTAGATTTACAGACATCTCATTATCATGCTTTATCTGCCATTCAAAAGTTGCTGTCAGCGACCAATTATAGAGGAAATGCCGAAGGAGCATACCTTTCTAGAGAAACAAATACATTTAAATTCGAAGGAATAATTCCACGTATAAAGTTTAGTAGATCAGAATATTTAGAAGCTTACGGAGTAAAAAAATACAAAACCTCAAGAAACAAATATGAATTTGGAGGGAAAGAAGCTGTAATTTCATTAGAAGCATTATATCATTTAGGGAATAAACCATATCTTATTGTAGCGACAAGAAGACGATGGAATAAAGGAGAAGAGGTTGTTGATCGCTACCAAACCTTTTCTCCAATATTAAGAATATGCGAAGGATGGGAAGGATTAACCCCAAAGGAAAATAAAGCCTTAGATGAGGGACCTTTTATTAACCTAGTTTCCACTAAACATAAGGGCTTTATCATAGAGCCTTGTCCTATCATTGTAGACCAAATTGACTCGTATTTTGTCTTAAAACCAGCAAATATGTATCAAGAAATCAAACTAAGATTTCCAAACGCGTCCAAATTCACTTATACGTTTCTCGATTGGATTGTCAGCACGGCAACAAGAAAAAAAATGAATAATCCAACTAATAAAGATTGGCCAGATAAAATTGAAATAGGATTTGAGAATCTATCATATACTCTAAGAATGAACAGATATATTACATCTAGAAACTGGAAAAAAATCGAAACAGCTATTAATCGGTGTATAGAAATAGCTATTGAACTGAAGTGGTTAATAAAACACGAAAGAATTCAAGGAAAAACAATATCAAAAAAAGAAGTATTTTATTTAAACAAGATAAAATTCCAACAAATTTCAAAAAACAGACTATTAGAATCCGAACAAAAACCAATTTAATTATTGATACCCTTAATTAAATTAATTAAAACCCAAAAATAAAAAGAGTTTTTAATTATGGGTAATTCAGGGTTCTATTTACAAGATACTCAAAACACTATTTTTGCAGATAATATTCGACTTGGTCAAATGACCACTGTTCTCAAAAAAGATGAGATTATTATAGGCACAGATTCTACTCCAACAGTAACAAAATTTAGTGGCGACAAGGGGATCGTTGTTGCGACAGATTCAACAACAACACCTTCTAAGACAACATTTTCCTTAGACATGGAATCAGTTATCAAAGAAGTAACTAGCAAAATATTAGATCAAATTGAAGATGAGCTAGTTAAAGATATAATCAAAAACATAACTCAAAGTCTGATAGAAGAGGTAATCAAGCAAATACAAATCGATCCCTCTTTCTCATTCTCTAGAGCGTTTAAAGATATTAGTATATCTGAAAGCATTCAATGTAATGGTTTATTTACAAAAGAGAATATAAGGAATTTAGATGGAGGTACAGAAATAGCTGAGTTCTCTGTAACCCCAGACAATTCCAACAGTATGTTTTTAATTTGTGCAAATATTATAGCGACACGAATGGAAGGAA
This portion of the Chlamydia serpentis genome encodes:
- a CDS encoding virulence factor encodes the protein MVKTDHNIIKSSLHLENQKFGRKPQTSSDSESKIEVIGLDLQTSHYHALSAIQKLLSATNYRGNAEGAYLSRETNTFKFEGIIPRIKFSRSEYLEAYGVKKYKTSRNKYEFGGKEAVISLEALYHLGNKPYLIVATRRRWNKGEEVVDRYQTFSPILRICEGWEGLTPKENKALDEGPFINLVSTKHKGFIIEPCPIIVDQIDSYFVLKPANMYQEIKLRFPNASKFTYTFLDWIVSTATRKKMNNPTNKDWPDKIEIGFENLSYTLRMNRYITSRNWKKIETAINRCIEIAIELKWLIKHERIQGKTISKKEVFYLNKIKFQQISKNRLLESEQKPI
- the pgp3 gene encoding virulence factor Pgp3, with product MGNSGFYLQDTQNTIFADNIRLGQMTTVLKKDEIIIGTDSTPTVTKFSGDKGIVVATDSTTTPSKTTFSLDMESVIKEVTSKILDQIEDELVKDIIKNITQSLIEEVIKQIQIDPSFSFSRAFKDISISESIQCNGLFTKENIRNLDGGTEIAEFSVTPDNSNSMFLICANIIATRMEGTVALALVKEGDKSPCAISYGYSAGYPNVISLRATVSNATTTPVKFSLRAGGVDSGIVWVNAMPNGEKILGVETVSKITILEVKPQTNG
- a CDS encoding replicative DNA helicase, which encodes MKASQLDKEYLDIEFVILGQAINYTENAQTVVSRLTEEHFVSPIHKKLFFFIKNLLNARGAVSISLIWEEIKRQNYDTSLDISYIVQMSQNADIHIDLDHHIDFLHEKLTNDLLKEFLDVSYGDFNRYPNRRSPFTLIDEFKERLDSIHNKIIAPRYKFIGRNVCDIINGDKETEGVLAKIRLRHTYRLEHEKDFIDGLPTGFLAIDEQSTLLCKGNFIIIAARPAMGKTAFVIDIALYLSIHEKKAVGFISLEMGSQQIVERIISNLSEISCEQLKRGNFSKTTLCKIEKISSALQASNFFICDKNCSGINALINQAKSLKYLHDIDILFIDYLQLVELDGRSENRQNEIASISRKLRLLSVDLEIPIVCLSQLSRKVEDRGDKRPLLSDLRDSGQIEQDADAILFLYRKDYYSQESIKGLTEIIIGKNRHGSTFSTHLMFNSSFGKFYSQKEVW